The Petropleomorpha daqingensis genome includes a window with the following:
- a CDS encoding sugar phosphate isomerase/epimerase family protein: MHGTDETAGIAGTGIELGLTLYSLTSEWAAGQYTFDSLLETVAEQGLGPGVEFNIAQMLRTYPDVDEEFVRWWHGALDRLGLEPSACGTNLDMGRRKDRDMTPDEEYEFLAVQLRTAHRLGFHRVVIRSAGKELLRRLLPLAERYDQRLGYELHAPAGPNDPKILAIREMYEELGSDRLGFTADFSSTMHSLSPTLFRTLTQMGLPEEHFAVMQEIWRKPVPMHERNDEFEDHLRAHDFDPARLGPFTRLAFNMHGLVPPEEWLDIMPRTFHVHAKFFDIDENGDEPAMDLPRIVRQFVEGGYTGYLSSEWEGHAFADLGEADPVALVAAQHRLMRRAIESAVTATPTS, encoded by the coding sequence ATGCACGGGACCGACGAGACGGCCGGCATCGCCGGCACCGGGATCGAACTCGGCCTGACCCTCTACTCGCTGACCTCCGAGTGGGCCGCCGGGCAGTACACCTTCGACAGCCTGCTGGAGACGGTCGCCGAGCAGGGACTCGGTCCGGGCGTCGAGTTCAACATCGCGCAGATGCTGCGGACCTACCCGGACGTCGACGAGGAGTTCGTCCGCTGGTGGCACGGCGCGCTCGACCGGCTCGGGCTCGAGCCCAGCGCCTGCGGCACGAACCTCGACATGGGGCGGCGCAAGGACCGCGACATGACGCCGGACGAGGAGTACGAATTCCTCGCCGTGCAGCTGCGCACCGCGCACCGGCTCGGGTTCCACCGGGTGGTCATCCGCTCGGCGGGCAAGGAGCTGCTGCGCCGCCTGCTCCCGCTGGCCGAGCGGTACGACCAGCGTCTCGGCTACGAGCTGCACGCCCCCGCGGGCCCGAACGACCCGAAGATCCTCGCCATCCGCGAGATGTACGAGGAGCTGGGGTCCGACCGGCTCGGCTTCACCGCCGACTTCAGCTCCACGATGCACAGCCTGTCGCCGACTCTGTTCCGCACGCTGACCCAGATGGGCCTGCCCGAGGAGCACTTCGCCGTCATGCAGGAGATCTGGCGCAAGCCGGTCCCGATGCACGAGCGCAACGACGAGTTCGAGGACCACCTGCGCGCGCACGACTTCGACCCGGCACGGCTGGGCCCCTTCACCCGGCTCGCGTTCAACATGCACGGGCTGGTGCCGCCGGAAGAGTGGCTCGACATCATGCCGCGCACCTTCCACGTGCACGCCAAGTTCTTCGACATCGACGAGAACGGCGACGAGCCGGCGATGGACCTGCCGCGGATCGTCCGGCAGTTCGTCGAGGGGGGCTACACCGGCTACCTGTCCAGCGAGTGGGAGGGGCACGCCTTCGCCGACCTGGGGGAGGCCGATCCGGTCGCCCTCGTGGCAGCCCAGCACCGCCTGATGCGCCGAGCGATCGAATCGGCCGTCACCGCGACCCCGACCAGCTGA
- a CDS encoding ThuA domain-containing protein — translation MSDKIDVLLATGRVTVEHDNEFRSFRHHTTLLTTLLEATGRFRVRVLEEFRGVGDELLDRFDVVLVMYEGRDDYVSVAEGFGDTTNAALFRFVRDKGRGMLWFHGSAVQEPEWGWPDEFDRMRGATMSRTLGLRPRPQAEVTVRTRAGHPISDGVVPEWNVVNDDLLTGAALDPGAQVLLTVFDDVETYQRAGWPLAHTPVEIPPEGLEGLPGMNTDQPLAWANEWGAGRCVTLTIGHDWDTFRKIPFMTLLCRGVEWAATGTVTLGPPERTGEARWRVWPYYAGDPSRFDRRPR, via the coding sequence GTGAGCGACAAGATCGACGTCCTCCTGGCGACCGGCCGGGTCACCGTCGAGCACGACAACGAGTTCCGCAGCTTCCGGCACCACACGACGCTGCTGACGACGTTGCTCGAGGCGACCGGCCGGTTCCGGGTGCGCGTCCTGGAGGAGTTCCGCGGCGTCGGCGACGAGTTGCTCGACCGGTTCGACGTCGTCCTGGTCATGTACGAGGGCCGCGACGACTACGTCTCGGTCGCCGAGGGCTTCGGTGACACCACGAACGCGGCCCTGTTCCGGTTCGTCCGGGACAAGGGCCGCGGGATGCTGTGGTTCCACGGGTCCGCCGTCCAGGAGCCCGAGTGGGGCTGGCCCGACGAGTTCGACCGGATGCGCGGGGCGACCATGAGCCGGACCCTCGGTCTGCGGCCGCGCCCACAGGCCGAGGTGACCGTCCGGACCCGGGCCGGGCACCCGATCAGCGACGGCGTCGTCCCCGAGTGGAACGTCGTCAACGACGACCTGCTCACCGGCGCCGCACTCGACCCGGGCGCGCAGGTGCTGCTGACCGTCTTCGACGACGTCGAGACCTACCAGCGGGCCGGCTGGCCGCTGGCGCACACCCCGGTCGAGATCCCGCCGGAGGGCCTCGAGGGGCTGCCCGGCATGAACACCGACCAGCCCCTCGCCTGGGCCAACGAGTGGGGCGCGGGCCGGTGCGTCACCCTCACGATCGGCCACGACTGGGACACCTTCCGGAAGATCCCGTTCATGACCCTGCTGTGCCGCGGCGTCGAGTGGGCCGCCACCGGCACGGTCACCCTCGGGCCGCCCGAGCGCACCGGCGAGGCGCGCTGGCGGGTGTGGCCCTACTACGCCGGCGATCCGTCCCGGTTCGACCGCCGCCCCCGCTGA
- a CDS encoding nuclear transport factor 2 family protein, whose amino-acid sequence MTTTETSLEQRIDALEGRLAAAELAATRAQDRGDVENVFSRYMHYHNAFEDERIIDELWVAKGTEGVRAQYNDTGVYTDWEAVMAYHRGRPHPIGKLILHYTTTPVIEVSADGTTAKGLWLMAGIESGITDPAEAENIPSIFFAPREVDGRKVWAHWVWCKYGLDFVKQDGQWRILTFRCFEVARAPFDEDWISFAAHERATYEKTLAYFGEDGKPVFLPPVDGPGVTPHQPYAIDTAQQLFPEPPQPYSEFEDTFA is encoded by the coding sequence GTGACGACGACGGAGACGAGTCTCGAGCAGCGGATCGACGCGCTGGAAGGGCGCCTGGCGGCCGCCGAGCTGGCCGCCACCCGCGCGCAGGACCGTGGCGACGTGGAGAACGTGTTCTCCCGCTACATGCACTACCACAACGCGTTCGAGGACGAGCGGATCATCGACGAGCTGTGGGTGGCCAAGGGCACCGAGGGCGTGCGCGCCCAGTACAACGACACCGGCGTCTACACCGACTGGGAGGCCGTCATGGCCTACCACCGGGGCCGGCCGCACCCGATCGGCAAGCTGATCCTGCACTACACGACGACGCCGGTGATCGAGGTCTCCGCCGACGGCACCACCGCCAAGGGGCTGTGGTTGATGGCCGGCATCGAGTCGGGCATCACCGACCCGGCCGAGGCCGAGAACATCCCGTCGATCTTCTTCGCGCCGCGCGAGGTCGACGGCCGCAAGGTCTGGGCGCACTGGGTGTGGTGCAAGTACGGCCTGGACTTCGTCAAGCAGGACGGGCAGTGGCGGATCCTGACCTTCCGCTGCTTCGAGGTCGCGCGGGCGCCGTTCGACGAGGACTGGATCTCCTTCGCCGCGCACGAGCGGGCCACGTACGAGAAGACGCTGGCCTACTTCGGGGAGGACGGGAAGCCGGTCTTCCTGCCGCCGGTGGACGGCCCCGGCGTCACGCCGCACCAGCCGTACGCGATCGACACCGCGCAGCAGCTGTTCCCCGAGCCCCCGCAGCCCTACAGCGAGTTCGAGGACACGTTCGCCTGA
- a CDS encoding C-glycoside deglycosidase beta subunit domain-containing protein — translation MATHNSLFRETDVHRHPDGLSVSVQLPWYRSLWLSAVDDVTATVDGVEIPREQLRFELQGRSYRIEELPEQWDTLWFLADRPDVVISLDRVPEAGQQIAVEVVLTLRLLYMQIAPQRYVGNRVQVRRDVVLA, via the coding sequence ATGGCCACGCACAACTCGCTGTTCCGCGAGACCGACGTCCACCGGCACCCCGACGGCCTGAGCGTGTCCGTCCAGCTGCCCTGGTACCGCAGCCTGTGGCTCTCGGCGGTGGACGACGTGACGGCGACCGTCGACGGCGTCGAGATCCCGCGCGAGCAGCTCCGGTTCGAGCTCCAGGGCCGCAGCTACCGCATCGAGGAGCTCCCCGAGCAGTGGGACACCCTCTGGTTCCTCGCCGACCGCCCCGACGTCGTGATCTCCCTCGACCGGGTGCCCGAGGCGGGCCAGCAGATCGCTGTCGAGGTCGTCCTCACGCTGCGGCTGCTCTACATGCAGATCGCGCCGCAGCGGTACGTCGGCAACCGGGTCCAGGTGCGACGCGACGTCGTCCTCGCCTGA